Proteins from a single region of Lentimicrobium sp. L6:
- a CDS encoding T9SS type A sorting domain-containing protein has product MIYKIYNQQGIYLFEGRLYQNKGINVNELLNGFYYIEVFDNNGRVFREKFIVKN; this is encoded by the coding sequence ATGATTTATAAAATCTACAATCAACAAGGTATATATTTATTTGAAGGCAGATTATACCAAAACAAAGGAATAAATGTTAATGAATTATTGAACGGTTTTTATTATATTGAAGTATTTGATAATAATGGCAGAGTATTTAGAGAAAAATTCATTGTGAAAAACTAA
- a CDS encoding T9SS type A sorting domain-containing protein produces the protein MQTIKKISIILLLLILQQTILPAQSLNEKYWYYRHRLKYFTDIGEGPGKGVLFSSRHKYMKMHIDNGTQENVGSAEIKIGDGGIDLGWYISMLALEADMLNSSPKNYTLTELYYAMKAYERWDLCEDQVPWENPNGAELDGFFMRTDIPIYTGEFTPDFTNLNYNLTEENGPGSMPPGSPMYVDHFKVWTGTDAEIERELLKSTMSVDQAVFLIMGFALVNHHLGDNFLDFRNTVTGQNMSFNFGNTARNNILLISRYMANLNLEHGFSWELSNSPVYEFIDDILPINPYPEDQMPGIWTIFDPNGDTVGRGGHWPAPMSFGISEAVRESTGTMISPGFFTLADFLWKNIPLHFHQFGDWDHPFPGKDYNKVFMAAVAAISGDSWDVYDPTGIFKIVNTKNYIDRFLQHDHDLLYMLLYTDLHNDNCDQFEGEDYESKIESILNRAPICGPYNYSVGNDAPTQDVYFEYCDDYLPNRADGGWASSNFFRHTVNERSGRDNPDGNTGVYSGIDYLLFFNLYRNYRSWWYGGLNGYEPYRNMVNRELDQNYPYTENGVHYGTIENPANLRAFDSFEYFGEVSNSNSTNTDGGLNLVAGNWMRFTPGFRVTTGSRFTAKIEEYDCYASGTKAPIFSDNNYIQNDNPTQPGAKYGSRKDDILIKANNNQDIIMSEIDNSIIVYPNPADNNVQVKIFNNPNYCSVNIRNLNGETINSYDNYYSDEPLDISKLANGIYILEININGQIIQEKFVVL, from the coding sequence ATTAATACTTCAGCAGACCATATTACCAGCTCAATCATTAAATGAAAAGTATTGGTATTACCGTCATCGCCTTAAATATTTTACTGATATTGGTGAAGGCCCAGGTAAAGGAGTTTTGTTTAGTTCCAGGCACAAATATATGAAAATGCATATAGACAATGGAACCCAAGAAAACGTTGGGAGTGCTGAAATAAAAATTGGTGACGGAGGGATAGATTTGGGTTGGTATATCTCAATGCTTGCTTTAGAAGCTGATATGTTAAATAGCTCCCCTAAAAATTATACATTAACCGAGTTGTATTATGCGATGAAAGCATACGAAAGATGGGATTTGTGTGAGGATCAAGTACCCTGGGAAAACCCTAATGGAGCAGAACTAGACGGGTTTTTCATGAGGACAGATATTCCCATATACACAGGTGAGTTCACTCCTGATTTTACAAATTTAAACTATAATCTGACAGAAGAGAATGGACCTGGTAGTATGCCTCCTGGTTCACCAATGTATGTGGATCATTTTAAGGTTTGGACTGGGACTGATGCTGAAATAGAAAGGGAGTTACTAAAATCAACAATGAGTGTTGATCAAGCTGTATTTTTAATTATGGGGTTTGCGCTAGTGAATCATCATTTGGGAGATAATTTTCTTGACTTTAGAAACACTGTAACTGGGCAAAATATGTCATTTAATTTTGGAAATACTGCCCGCAATAATATATTGCTTATTTCTAGGTATATGGCTAACTTGAATTTAGAACATGGGTTTTCTTGGGAATTATCTAATTCTCCAGTTTACGAGTTTATTGATGATATCCTTCCTATCAATCCTTATCCTGAAGATCAAATGCCTGGTATTTGGACTATATTTGATCCTAATGGAGATACTGTAGGCAGAGGAGGCCATTGGCCAGCTCCAATGAGTTTTGGAATCTCAGAAGCTGTAAGGGAGTCAACAGGTACAATGATAAGTCCAGGCTTTTTTACACTTGCCGATTTTTTATGGAAAAATATACCTCTTCACTTTCATCAATTTGGAGATTGGGACCACCCTTTTCCTGGAAAGGATTACAATAAAGTTTTTATGGCAGCAGTGGCAGCAATAAGTGGTGATTCATGGGATGTTTATGATCCAACTGGTATTTTTAAAATAGTCAATACAAAAAATTATATAGACCGGTTTTTGCAACATGATCATGATCTCCTATATATGTTATTGTACACTGATTTGCATAATGATAATTGCGATCAATTTGAAGGAGAGGATTATGAAAGTAAAATTGAAAGCATTTTAAATAGAGCACCAATATGTGGTCCTTATAATTATTCAGTAGGTAATGATGCTCCAACACAGGATGTGTATTTTGAGTATTGTGATGACTATTTACCTAATAGAGCAGATGGTGGTTGGGCTAGTAGTAATTTCTTTCGTCATACTGTAAATGAAAGGAGTGGGCGTGATAATCCTGATGGTAATACAGGAGTTTATTCAGGAATAGATTATCTTTTGTTTTTCAACTTGTATCGCAATTATCGGTCATGGTGGTATGGAGGATTGAATGGATATGAACCATATAGGAATATGGTTAACAGGGAACTAGATCAAAACTACCCTTATACAGAAAATGGAGTACACTATGGGACCATTGAAAATCCAGCTAATTTAAGAGCGTTTGATTCGTTTGAATACTTTGGTGAAGTTAGTAATTCGAATTCTACCAATACTGATGGTGGTTTAAATTTAGTTGCTGGAAATTGGATGAGATTCACACCTGGTTTTCGAGTAACTACTGGGTCTAGGTTTACAGCAAAAATAGAAGAATATGATTGTTATGCCTCAGGTACTAAGGCCCCAATATTTAGTGATAATAACTATATTCAGAATGATAATCCAACACAGCCTGGAGCTAAATACGGTTCACGTAAGGATGATATACTAATAAAAGCAAACAATAATCAAGATATTATAATGTCTGAAATTGATAATTCTATTATCGTGTATCCAAATCCAGCGGATAATAATGTCCAAGTTAAAATTTTCAATAATCCAAATTATTGTAGCGTTAATATTAGGAATCTAAATGGAGAAACAATTAATTCATATGATAATTACTATAGCGATGAACCACTGGATATTTCTAAATTAGCAAATGGAATCTATATTTTAGAAATAAATATTAATGGTCAAATAATTCAAGAAAAATTTGTTGTATTGTAA